atgattaaagataattaataaaacaaataatgaaagaaaaaatacatttaacatattttcttttattactttctctcaagaaaattttattgctatttttaatactagagtagaaatattttcttcacaaGTTTAGAAAGATGATTTTAGGAATAAAAGTCGACTGGCAGACTACAtgatatgaaaaattgcatcagTATGTAAACTGTTAACATTTTTTGCATTCCATTGCttaacaatataaattgcattaaataattacattaaaattgtaaaaaatgtctGCAGTTGATTGTTAATAATAGtcttcaaatttttacagtttaaatctGTAACGAaagtaaactaataaattaacataggttaatatgaaaaaaaaaaaaattatttggggaagaaaacttacttttccatgacttaatattttagtacaaaagaaaacaaatcacAAGTTTGCCTTAAAACAAGTaagaaaaacattcattattttttttaaagtgttgtatatgtttttagaaCTCTTACAcaattaaatagcaaaattcaagttattaatatttatattttgcaagtCACAGTtcatcaaaatttgtaaataacattattatgaatttttaatcttacaaataaatttcctaaaatttgttattataggtttgtctatatatatatatatatataatcagcAATTATCATATTAATCATCAAGCagctttcttaattattttatttaaattgtaaattaaattactctaatttttaaaattcatatttacttaaaaaaattatataatttaaattggagACATTGGTTGCCTTTACATTTATGTCTATTTAAATTGCAGTTAAAGACACTATCAACcaagatttaatttataatataacaaaaaataccgTGATGAATGAAATAACAGTTTTCAAGTCAGTTGTAAAAAGCGTAGAAGGtagcagttttaataattatttttaacaaaaattgcaacatagttttctaaattaattttaaatatttccatgcATTTGTTATTACtgaagttgtttttaaaacaaaaaagaaaaattcatgtttCACATTCGAAAgttaactataattaatatacGAGTATAATACAGACGAGATACCTTCCAACAACACTAGTCCTTAAACATAAAACAACTTAATCTTAAAACGTATATTGATCTAGTGCTAAACACTTATTAAACAAAGGCTTATTTTACGATGAGCTttgaatttagttaaaattaacttaaaaataatttaggaaaaaatgtaatctattttaaatcaaagaagtttaaattcaaccaaatattattttattaaaattaaatctcacatataaatattatgaaccatttttctcaaaacagaattaatatatatagtaaaaaactAGCAGATTTTATAATCACtacacaaaacatttaaataaaattaagtaattttttttggaaatattttatttcaaaatattctaattttcatACATAACCACTAcattacaatcaaaattttattataaaaatacactaacttgtaaatactttttcaaaaaacatttcaattttaaacaatattgtataaatatatattcatactacaaaaaaagacaatatttaTGTTGCGGTCAGCCATTAAGAGTGCGGGCAGAGagagtgcgattgttcttgtttcccAGTGGTACAATTTATGGCCAACAATTTGATTtctgtcacacccgtttatagggctgacctattcatacatccattcagtcatccacagatcgtaattttgacctgaactagagaacgatcaatatccaattcagtaccctcagaggtatggATTTGTTATAGGAAATAAGAGGACTtagtgacccgacagatttaacatgcatcagtcactatttactacacagAGTCTGGCCAACTTGATTCAAACTCCCGTTCTTACAAACATGAGTCCAGCGctctgccaaccaggctattccagcctgacaatatttataaataaacaattttaaatgtaacaaatgCTCGGTATGCTGCCTCTTCGGGAGATTCTTTATGACGCCAGAGCTGGTGGCTATAGTCAACCATACGGCGTGATTTttcgtatcgtgatctgtggcagaataatcggcaagtcttggaaacttccgggcagtgactcgcaaaactaaaaaaaacacacagAAAGGGActaactcgaaaggtataactcgtaacCACCCCAGGGAAAACATCtacacgttttttaaaaaatactttcaagtgtaaaatctatttggcaacttggcgattgtagttggcgcaaCAGATCATGAGATTGAAGTATCCCCAACTATTCCTTTAATGGCATCTAGAGAACAACTATCATCCATGTacagtcagcaaaaaaaaaatatatatcaccctgaataactttcgttctaatgatcaaCTAACTTTCTAATGATTCACAAACTAAgtgttaatcttaatggttcctgtgggtgacctcaaatatgctaattaattagtgctacatattaattaagttatgaaatcagacacaaaaacgtactttctctgaataaacatatatttttttttacatatttggattcttaaccttcaaaatatatggtccccataatttgatcaggagagcgatacaaagttcgtaccccttaatgttaattttactttttatgcttttagtcatatttttaaaactaataaagcaattcaaagaaaaataacccaaagataatttcatgaaaaaaataatttttaataattgttaattattttttattatttaactaaattgaggatgaaaacattttgaattataaggtaagaatttttttataccatattaatctacatatttttcaattgtaaaatctaaagtttcaactgtttttatttattagaagctgagaaaaattaaaattaattatttttaaaaaaattatttggcgacaataaagaaataattaaatggggcgattaatagtaaaatgtgataaacttgcGAGGAACTTGACTTCGCGCGCGTAGCATAAAATttcactcatattttttttagctaataaTCGTTTGccaatccttttatttttttaagctataaaatacgatgtttcttttttagtcgtCTAAAAACCGATTAGCAATtcagtaaagaaatttgaataaaacattttattgaataaaaaattgtaaacggattttttttatgtccttaaattaaaatgttaaggcttgcaacaaaagaaacaacaaaaaaattttactgcattgatttttttacgaagtagtgaattattatttttttcaatctaagaaCCTGTGCCTATaacttatgtaaaaaattttttaatatcgagtgaaataatttaatatgctgTGTAACTAGGTggataatcccaagaaactgaatcgaaaatataaaaacttcattgattaaaaaaaaataataaatgataataaaaatagacatgTTTTGAGCGTCCAATAATAAAAGTCACAAGTTATTCCAGCCTGACATGTCTTGAGAATGGGCGATTATATTAGAACGCTCGAAACATGTTGACTTTTAGTTCCCTCTTCATATGTTCTGAAGCCAGTTGAGATTTTATCTtcaattatactgttttacatttgggtcttgatcattattttaaaaaggattttttactCGTTAAAGTAAACAcatgaattttgatattttaacagGATTCACGTGGTCTTTAAAAACGTAGGACcatcaatattgtaaaagttgtatttaacttaaattaaaattttgagatcagatattttgagtaaattaaatattttatcttttaggaTTTTGAGCCcccatttcagtatcttaaggATCTTACGAGCtctgtttaaaaagagagtatCAGATAtacattagaaaacaaaaataatcatagtagCAGTATTTGGTGGTAAATGTAGCTTATCACAATTGAAGAATGTGATGTGcgacattttatggtgaatttgcgaacgcaagtttcagaatgtatcgaaacatgaggatgctatttgctaatcatctttatctaaagaaaaccatgtaacgtaaatatcTAGCataatgaagcaattttttaaacaatgaatcatacaatatgcaacatattaCTTCAgtatcttattcttaaacataatatacttcaatgttttcaaaatgccactaaacattcagcaattccttgagttatagaaaaaagaaatatcgtaaattatagaaaaccttgtgaatgtgcattagaattactatacaatctacattttatttttcaggcacttttttttcttcaagcttTCATGCCTAGAAGACTCGAttaaagctgaaaaattattatccctaaaattttgtatatagctattataagttatgttaattttaatttgatttcagcaaaaataacataatctaaataatatcagataaaaagttcatgcatttaaattcaaaatcataaataatttataaatcgattcaaattttctttttaaaggagattaaattaatttttttttctgcttttgggacagaaaaaaaaatcaacttaaaaattgtctattgcctAGAAACTTCGAGATGTTTTCTATTAACAATTAAACCTCTCTGAGCtgtcacaaaaaattatttaaattttttgactgtCAGAGATTGGTTCCCTAgcaacctagtaaaattaatcattactcttttgaattagtcaatgggttatcttaaaatattcatttgagcAGGCGACTTTTTTTTGGTCgttttctggactatcgccaaatatataagCCTTTATTGCAACCCAATTTACgacccactttttttaaaattttgtcaaccccccctaattcaagtgcctagattccaaatatgtaagaaaatatatatgtttattcagagaaagtacgtttttgtgtctgatttcgtaacttaattaatagttagcactaattaattagcatatttgaggtcacccccaggaaccattaagattgatacttagttcgtgaaaatccgatcataagaacgaaagttattcagggtgatttctttttttttttttgcggactgtacatgactacaacaaatgtaaaaaattgcaatcataatttttattgggtgcttgatataaaaaaaaaaaaaacattagtgctTCATTGTGTCTGCTTTCACAGAtatatgcaattaataattctttaaatatgctttttacgCCTATGAGATGAAAGATAAGACTTTTGAGTAAACGCTTGATTACATACGTCACAGGAATAGGGCTTTTCTTTAGTATGAACAACATAATGACGAATTAATgaacatttttgattaaaacctCTTTTACAAATAGCACAGATATGTGGTTGAAGCCCagtatgaataaatgaatgtctGTATcgaagaaaatttgttttaaaagtttttccacAGCCGCCATAGTCACATAAATATGGCTTTTCGCCAGTATGGTCATAAATATGTTCCCTTAATTTGAACTTTGCAGAAAAACCTCTGTTGcatgtttcacaaaaatattttttctccttggTATGAGTTAAATAATGGGTCTTTAAgttgtaattgtaattaaaaatctttccacaaattttacattcacAAGGTCGTTCCCCagtatgaattaaataatgctCATTAAGAGAACCTCTACGAGTAAATGCTCTGTTACATATATCACATATAAAAGGTTTCTCTTTAGTATGAGTACGCAAATGTTTCTTAACAGTAGATTTAGTACGAAAGGATTTATCACAAACGTTACATTTATATGGTTTTTCACCCGTATGAATGCGCATATGCTGAGTAAGTTCAGACCTAAAAGCTGTACTATGACCACATACATCACAGACATGCggtttttcaccagtatgagTTAAATAATGCTTGtctaatgataattttatgttgaattttttctcaCAGAAAATACAAGTATATTGTTTTCTAACTACTTTAGTATGGCCACCaatatgcagttttaatttaCCTATCCGAGGAAATGTCTTCCCACAAGTTTCGCATTTGTGCCTTTTTTGTTCCTTTAAATTAGTTTGGTTGAGAGGTAAAGATTTGTGAACTTCTACAATATGTATCTTTTCATGACTTTTCAAATGGTTTAACTCGGTAAAAGATTTCTGACAAAATTTGCACACATAACATTGTGAACCTTTCTCAGTTGTgtgaaagtgatttaaaaaatcttcatttcgattaaaaatcttcttgcatattttacacataatttcTTTTGTGCCATTAGCagcttttccatttttaaaaccaCTCATAAACCAAATGCTGGTACATGAATCATTAGATACTTTCACTGCTTTGTTTTGTGTAGAACTTTTAATTCCAGAATTGTCTTTATTACCCAACATATTCTCTGTCTGTTTGAAATCAcctaatttattctttattggtTGTTCTTTATCAGATGATTCAAGCTGAGGCtttgatgtatttaaattcattaaggTTTGACTGCCAGCATTGTCAAGCAGATTTGTTTTGCTTGTACAAGTACCCAAGATCTCGCTTTGTAATAAACTACAGCGATTGCCAGATCTTAACCCAGATCTTCTTCTTTCAGATTTCAGGGGAAATGTGTTTTCAGCACaatcaaacattttatgagttttaagaTAGTTAGatcttggatattttttattatgaaaatgacATTCAAACTTCTTAACCCCGAAATGAACAATTCTAATGTGTCTCTTTAGATTGGATGaacgagaaaaatatttattgcacagttcacaaagatttttttttactggttcAATAGCTATATCTAGGCTTACAAGAGATCCATTATCAAGAAATTGATCAATCTGACCGCTTTCAGGAGAAAAAGCGTCTTTGGAGTTCATGTCAAACATTTCGATGATTTACTACGAAAAAGTTTaggactgaaaattttttttaaaacgtttccAATAATAAAACACACAAGATTAAAATGCgggataaaatattattttataacatagaTAATATATTATCTTATAACATAGTGCCATGTTTTTTGAGAACATGCTTATTTATTGTTAGAAGTGGGTCAGTTTGAGCGCCAAAATAGCCAAGGACCAATCACGCTAATTCAATTGATATACTTCTAGCTGCCTGTTTCTGCACGTGTACTTAAGCTTTGtgaattgcttaaaaaagtggatattattatgtatttaaaaatgcagaaataagTAGGTAAAGACGTTTAACTTTATGTAATTACCACACAACTCAAAACTCAGTAGTAATTTGGTAGTTAGCTGAATATTGattcatttatgtaaaaatgacAGCTATGATTAATCAGAATATTATAAGCAATGTAATGCTTGAAAAGTTGAGTATgaataaaacgaaatataaCAATGTAAAGGAGTCTAAAAACTTATTTGCTATTTACGAACAGTATGCGTTTGTTTGGCATGACAACGGATCCTGTATTTTGACTGTTCAGTTAAATTCCaaagaaaatcacgaaaataaagtgaaagtAAGATGATTAACTGTTTAAGTAGTcactgtaattattaaataataaaaataatttttttttccaatggcaggcactgaatttgaatctttgcctatactatgccagaattgttgctcatttcgcgttacccagtgggcacctgtgaaccaaagtcacggaggcgagcaaaattgcccacgccacaaacccgtttgtagggtgggccacattcacactcacaacagagagagagagaaacatccatgcctagagcgggattcgaacccgcagcctatggctttgcagtcaggcacgctaaccgctcggccacctggccggcttaaaaataatttaattcaagttATACTGAAATTTCCAGAGATTATCCTTGAGTTGTAAATAATAGCTGAAATTCGAGTTacgattcttttaatttttactcacTTTACTAAAGTACTATAGaagatatgtatatatatttatctatgcATTTTCTATGTACAAGAAATCTATCTAAAATCCAGATGGATGAGTTTTAGATCTTCATGATGCAGTTACGTAGCATTTTAAGTTAATGTTGTCTTTCCAGGAgctgttataattattttaaaggatgTTACCATATCGTGATCTGTCTTTGCAACTTCAAACGCCAAGGCTTCAAAAAACGTTAGGGGGTGACTAAATTATACCCTTAGTGTTGGTTTCTTTCtgttatacatacatatatatatattttctttctattttatttacgatatgcatatcataaattaaacatgttgccaaaattatttactagttttctttgaaaaacatgGTACTATTAATACTTTAAGATCAATATGTTATTTTCTACATTATTAGGTACTATTCAGTTTATTGCTGGTACTATCTATGAATTGTTATCTGTCATTATTAGGGCTGCAAGTTTGTCGTGGgaaatcttgaaaattacacaaattctaaacataaaaaaatgtattatgtaaatgatgcaaaagacagaaatttcacaaataataaaaaaaagcttaaaaatacacaacaaaagtatttatttgaatttcaagcaatattaatatttttatttaaatgaacaaaattttggtacaaagtattgtacattgtcagattattctcatttatccttcatcacttaatacatttttatacttagaaaacGATCTTTCTGCGTCAACGGTGTTTTTAGGCACCAACAAACTTTGAATTGCCAATTTTTGAGCGTTCGGTCTTTGAGTTCCAAAACTCGATCAATTTTCCTTCACCAACGCGGAATTCCTTGACCGTTGCTTTGTAAGAAGTAATTGCTGTGAAAACTCAAACATTCTACATACAAACTACTAGTTACAAGTCCCTCTATCTAAGAAACTGAtccatatttaagaaatcagaAGAAGCCGCCTGGGAAAAATTAACGATGTAGAAAGGCAGTAGAAATTTCATTGGCCAGTGCTATAgcatgtataataatttttctgtcaaagatttgatttataacattttccttcttttgtgattccaatttcttttgtacTCTTACTGACTTCAAGAAGGTAATTACCCTCCCTAAGTGTAGAAAGACCACCTTAGTTGACAAGATAGTGATTATCTCTGAActattttcatatcattttgcTATTGATTCACTCCCCTGAATATCTATCTTATACATGTTCAATTTAAggttcaagaaaataaaaaattctgtttaataagaataataaataaaaaacgaaaaaaaaatcaagttttaagcaattttcacGCAAGTCAAGACATATTGAGAAATTCAcgaattttaggaaaaaagatgACTATTTCGCGGAAATTCGCACCGCGACAAACCTGCAGTCCTAGTCATTAtcaatctaaaaatattgatttttaattcttttatgccATAGCTTGATCgaattttttggaataattaaaactaaagtagATGCCACTAATTGTCTGATCTCtacttaagaattattttttttactctcaatATTTGTGGTTGACACGTATATGTACATGAAGATTGccaataaatattgcaattgaTATATTCctcagtaataaaattaatttaaatttataaaaaatataaatgtttatttaaatgtgttagtttttttctattaatcaCCTCaagaatttacaatatttagcttggttattagaataaatatcataattgcatattattttagaatgctataataattttggttgaaaaataaactagCAGTACACAggtctttaaaactatttttttttgtttgtaatttcgTGCTTTCTAAGGAGTTAAAATGGGAATgaatcaaaattgattttacacaTAATGAAGGTGATTGgttagttttttatatatatatgattgttttggtattttattttaaatagttgatcTAATTAACAGATTGGATAAATTACAatgtcaaacatttttatttataattatttaatagcttatatgccaaaattttagtttttgacagTAATTGTCAAGACATAATCTATTGataacttgtaattttgtaacttttacttataaatgattcatatttattatagctaataattgtttttcccactaaaattttggaattgtcaaaaactatgccaaaaaggtttttttttttgtcataatggttaaaagtagataaaaagGTTAACTGTCAAAAACTTCTAGTATTTGATAACATACAATCTGCATTTATTTGCCTATATTACAATGAACAATTCTGTGATTAATGTACTTCCATTGtaaagtttttactttataaatatatattatgtggataactataaaagtttcttttagttattggaaaataaattttaaattgtaataaaattgtcTTAACTAAATATCAATTAGGAAACTCTTCAATTGTAAATTCTAGTagcttgattttaatttcttaaactttaacacaaaataaattatgcatattatgtttatatacatggtattttgaaataaaatgtctaaACAAATTGcatcttacaaaataatattttaaaataactgacgTTTTTCATACAGGGGCTGTAACTCTACTTTTATTGTTGGTTTAAATGTGTCCCGATAGACTTCAACCTTAGGAACTAATGgaacaagaaaatttaatcagaaaaatcaaaatcaatatgTTGGTTTCCTAGTTTGCTCCATTTGCATCACAAGCcgtgaatttaaagaaaagaaaaaaaatctttgctttCCTAAAAGGCAAAACTACccaaaaccagtttttttttatgacctGGTATAATTCaaggaaaataaagttatttctgGACTTTCTACTCCTCATTCACCCATCCTTTTTCTCTCCATCAATCTCATTAACCAGGAATGAATTAAACAAGCCATTTTCTcttcattgaaataaagaataaaatatgcacCGTCCtgttaaacaagttttttctcattcttcttaaataattctaagaaaCCAAAGCTCTTTCTCTTCTTTAAACTGCTCCTTTCCCCTTCTTTTTTCTCCCTCTAACTTAACATTATTGACCAATAATGAGACATGCTATCATCACTTCCCAGAAAAAGAAAGCAATGTGTCTCACCTTAACGCTAAACTGTTTTTCCCCCACCCTCTTTCTCCCATTTTCAATTTGCCccaaggcatttttttttttttttaaatttcagtttgacacaattgtgttaaaaaatatctgcttAAGAAACTGTAAGTGGGTGGAGCTGCTCATTCGGTATTTATTGCTTGTCCAAACGTGTTAGAAATTGCAGGGAGCATTTGAGCAATTTAAGGTGCTTGTTTGGTATAATGCTGTATAGTTTTTGTCACTGTTCAGCTATGTGCATACAAAATTTTGGACAGTTTGAAACAAATGATGTAAATTCAACTCTTAACAGAATCTTCTGAGGCCCTGAACCTGCGCTGGGGATTTCTCCCACCTCATTTAGGGCATCCATTTTCAAGCTCTACAGCAAGGTTGCCCATGAGCAATGGCGCGTTGCTGACGGTCAGAGACAAGCTAAGGAGCTGAATCATGACTGTCCTAGTGTACGTCAAAAGGAGCTCTTAAAGCTTAATAGAAACAGTTTAAGGAAAATCATGGGTCTTCTTACTGGTCACTGCATCCTCAGGAGACACCTGCACATAATGGGAATAGAATCCAATTTTCTTTGTCGGGGTTGTCATCTTGAAGAAGAGACATCACGACACATACTCTGTGATTGTGATATCTATTCTGCTCAATGATTTGAGCATTTAGGGCAGCATTGCGTCAATACCTGGGAACTGCAAGATGTTCCTATAAGGTGCTTGCTGAACTTCATTTCAACTATAGGGTGTTCTTGCTAATCACGATTTAGGGTTTGGGTACAATAGACCTCTGGTCGATGTGCCCTGCTCGTCAGCCTAACTCTTAACGGAAGAAAGATACTTCTCAACTGTTTTCAAAGAAATGGCTATGATAGATTGTTAAGGTAATGATGGGTTGTTACTTAAATGATAGgttgttaatttttacaaaatttagac
The Parasteatoda tepidariorum isolate YZ-2023 chromosome 9, CAS_Ptep_4.0, whole genome shotgun sequence genome window above contains:
- the LOC107457304 gene encoding zinc finger protein 83, encoding MFDMNSKDAFSPESGQIDQFLDNGSLVSLDIAIEPVKKNLCELCNKYFSRSSNLKRHIRIVHFGVKKFECHFHNKKYPRSNYLKTHKMFDCAENTFPLKSERRRSGLRSGNRCSLLQSEILGTCTSKTNLLDNAGSQTLMNLNTSKPQLESSDKEQPIKNKLGDFKQTENMLGNKDNSGIKSSTQNKAVKVSNDSCTSIWFMSGFKNGKAANGTKEIMCKICKKIFNRNEDFLNHFHTTEKGSQCYVCKFCQKSFTELNHLKSHEKIHIVEVHKSLPLNQTNLKEQKRHKCETCGKTFPRIGKLKLHIGGHTKVVRKQYTCIFCEKKFNIKLSLDKHYLTHTGEKPHVCDVCGHSTAFRSELTQHMRIHTGEKPYKCNVCDKSFRTKSTVKKHLRTHTKEKPFICDICNRAFTRRGSLNEHYLIHTGERPCECKICGKIFNYNYNLKTHYLTHTKEKKYFCETCNRGFSAKFKLREHIYDHTGEKPYLCDYGGCGKTFKTNFLRYRHSFIHTGLQPHICAICKRGFNQKCSLIRHYVVHTKEKPYSCDVCNQAFTQKSYLSSHRRKKHI